In Desulfonatronospira thiodismutans ASO3-1, a single window of DNA contains:
- a CDS encoding type II toxin-antitoxin system VapB family antitoxin, producing MALSIRNPEAERLAREVAARSGENITQAIIHSLEERLQRLGHQQQAAARLEELQAIAGRCQALPDLDQRSEEEILGYDEHGAC from the coding sequence ATGGCCCTCAGTATCCGCAACCCCGAAGCCGAGAGGCTGGCCCGGGAGGTGGCGGCCCGCAGCGGTGAAAACATTACCCAGGCAATTATCCATTCCCTGGAGGAACGGCTGCAGCGTCTTGGCCACCAACAGCAGGCAGCTGCCAGGCTGGAGGAATTACAGGCAATAGCCGGTCGCTGCCAGGCCCTGCCCGATCTTGATCAGCGCTCGGAGGAGGAAATCCTGGGCTATGATGAACACGGGGCCTGTTAA
- a CDS encoding deoxyribonuclease IV — protein sequence MNAARYLGAHCSVSGGLYRAVERIEGLSGTALQIFTRNQRQWKTSPVKEQEAEQFRQALQQWGDYPVFSHDSYLINLASPDREILKKSVQAFAGELKRCALLGIPGLVTHPGAHKGQGLDKGLQAYVRALDEALDLALQQCPESADVEVLLETTSGQGTVLGSTFQELDFIISTSKNSDRLGVCFDTCHVFAAGYDMRTRESYNATMQTLDSTVGLQRVQAVHLNDSSYGLGSRGDRHEHIGKGEMGLEPFRLVLNDPRFYDVPMVIETPKDKAGKWDLANLNLLRGLVR from the coding sequence ATGAACGCAGCACGTTATCTGGGAGCACACTGCTCCGTGTCCGGAGGGCTTTACCGGGCTGTAGAACGTATAGAGGGGCTTTCTGGTACAGCCCTGCAGATATTCACCCGCAACCAGCGGCAGTGGAAAACCTCGCCAGTCAAGGAGCAGGAGGCTGAACAGTTCAGGCAGGCCCTGCAGCAGTGGGGTGATTATCCTGTTTTTTCCCACGACAGCTACCTTATAAATCTGGCTTCTCCGGACAGGGAAATCCTTAAAAAGTCGGTACAGGCCTTTGCCGGCGAACTTAAGCGTTGCGCCCTGCTGGGCATTCCCGGGCTGGTCACACACCCCGGGGCGCACAAGGGACAGGGCCTGGATAAGGGACTGCAGGCATATGTCCGGGCCCTGGATGAGGCCCTGGACCTGGCCCTGCAGCAATGTCCGGAAAGTGCAGATGTTGAGGTTCTCCTGGAAACTACCTCCGGGCAGGGTACAGTCCTTGGTAGTACCTTCCAGGAGCTTGATTTCATTATCAGCACCAGCAAAAACTCCGACAGGCTGGGAGTCTGCTTCGACACCTGCCACGTGTTTGCGGCTGGTTATGATATGCGCACCCGGGAAAGCTACAATGCCACCATGCAGACCCTGGACAGTACTGTCGGGCTGCAGCGGGTCCAGGCTGTTCACCTGAATGACAGCAGTTATGGGCTGGGCAGCCGGGGCGACCGCCACGAGCATATCGGCAAAGGTGAAATGGGGCTGGAGCCATTCAGGCTGGTCCTTAACGATCCCCGGTTCTATGATGTACCCATGGTCATAGAAACCCCCAAGGACAAGGCCGGAAAATGGGACCTGGCAAACTTGAACCTCCTGCGGGGACTGGTTAGATAA
- a CDS encoding ABC transporter permease, translated as MLKHLFKEITRRPMGVACLAILAALYLGTVFSQFLAPYLPTDQDLTSAYHPPTRIVLEDWRPHVQVYEQVDPAAARYEPVEGETAPIKFFAAGDEYRFWGLIPAQMRLFQVEEPHRIYLLGSDGTGRDVFSRLLYGAQVSLSIGFIGICITMTLGFLVGGIAGYFGGRTDFLAMRLVEFIIAVPSLYLLIALRGALAEHFEPEQMYLVIVIILSLIGWAGAARIIRGMALSLRQRPFVLAAEVMGQSSLRILFRHFLPNLASYLLVAATLSIPAYILAEAALSFLGLGIQEPGTSWGLMLQQAQELKVFTLNLWWLLTPGAAIFITVITFNMLGDVLRDIVDPRQQMVKR; from the coding sequence ATGCTCAAGCACCTGTTTAAAGAGATTACCAGACGCCCCATGGGAGTGGCCTGCCTGGCCATACTGGCGGCTTTGTACCTGGGCACCGTTTTTTCCCAGTTTCTGGCCCCATACCTGCCCACGGACCAGGATCTGACCAGTGCCTATCACCCTCCCACCAGGATCGTTCTTGAGGACTGGAGACCGCATGTGCAGGTCTACGAGCAGGTGGATCCTGCAGCTGCCAGGTACGAGCCGGTAGAGGGGGAAACAGCCCCAATAAAGTTTTTCGCCGCAGGGGATGAATACCGTTTCTGGGGGCTTATACCGGCCCAGATGCGCCTTTTTCAGGTGGAAGAGCCGCACCGGATATATCTTCTGGGCAGCGACGGCACGGGCAGGGATGTCTTTTCCAGGCTTCTCTACGGAGCCCAGGTGTCGCTCAGTATCGGGTTTATCGGGATCTGCATCACCATGACCCTGGGTTTTCTGGTGGGGGGTATTGCCGGTTATTTCGGAGGCAGAACCGATTTTCTGGCCATGCGCCTGGTGGAATTCATCATCGCCGTACCCTCGCTGTATCTGCTCATAGCCCTGCGCGGTGCTCTGGCGGAGCACTTTGAGCCGGAACAGATGTATCTGGTCATTGTCATCATACTGTCTCTTATCGGCTGGGCCGGGGCGGCGCGTATCATCAGGGGGATGGCTTTGTCCCTGCGGCAGCGCCCCTTTGTCCTGGCCGCGGAGGTCATGGGGCAGAGCAGCCTGCGCATACTTTTCCGGCATTTTCTACCCAACCTGGCCAGCTATCTCCTGGTGGCGGCAACGCTTAGCATCCCGGCCTATATCCTGGCCGAAGCGGCCCTTAGTTTCCTGGGGCTGGGCATACAGGAGCCGGGCACCTCCTGGGGGCTCATGCTGCAGCAGGCCCAGGAACTGAAGGTCTTCACCCTGAACCTGTGGTGGCTTCTGACCCCCGGGGCAGCCATATTCATAACCGTGATCACCTTCAACATGCTGGGGGACGTGTTGCGCGATATTGTCGACCCCCGGCAGCAGATGGTCAAGCGATGA
- a CDS encoding type II toxin-antitoxin system VapC family toxin, giving the protein MVSDTSAIIAILTGEPEADVLTRVIAESPDVMMSSFSVLETGIVLEARKGEAGGRELDLFLQRARVRVMPLDSEQVRIAREAWRRFGKGRHPAGLNIGDCCAYALAKSTGAPLLFKGHDFSKTDILVAAY; this is encoded by the coding sequence ATGGTAAGCGACACTTCGGCCATCATCGCAATACTTACCGGAGAGCCCGAGGCAGATGTCCTGACCAGAGTCATTGCTGAATCCCCGGATGTCATGATGAGTTCATTTTCAGTTCTTGAAACGGGTATCGTCCTGGAGGCCAGGAAGGGAGAAGCCGGTGGACGGGAGCTTGATCTTTTTCTGCAACGGGCGCGGGTCAGGGTGATGCCCCTGGACTCGGAGCAGGTTCGGATTGCCCGGGAGGCCTGGCGCAGATTCGGTAAGGGCCGCCATCCGGCTGGACTGAATATCGGCGACTGCTGTGCTTATGCCCTGGCCAAAAGCACAGGGGCACCTCTTTTGTTCAAGGGACATGACTTCAGCAAAACCGACATCCTCGTGGCTGCCTACTGA
- a CDS encoding ABC transporter permease, which yields MLFFIIRRFVTMIPLLLGISVLVFVLMAIAPGDFLDVARTQEDIPAEYIERMEEEFALGEPWHTRYFIWLGNVVQGNLGESWIYRVPVTELLWQRIPATLVLSALSIMFALCVAIPMGVLAAIYKDSIFDRVSSMFAYAALSIPEFFLALLAVMFAAQTGWFPTGGLSSVEHEFMSFWGRMADYAHHLVLPTIVLGMGSVASYMRIMRANFLDYIRSDFVTTARAKGLGEGRVMFVHVLRNAINPLVSASGFILATLLSGSILVENVMNYPGLGQLIFEALMRQDEFVVVAAVMMGCVMLMLGNLIADLLLAWSDPRIRLEKN from the coding sequence ATGCTCTTTTTTATCATCAGGCGCTTTGTGACCATGATCCCTCTTCTGCTGGGCATATCCGTACTGGTCTTCGTCCTCATGGCCATCGCCCCCGGGGATTTTCTGGACGTGGCCAGGACTCAGGAGGATATTCCTGCTGAATACATCGAGCGCATGGAAGAGGAGTTCGCCCTGGGCGAGCCCTGGCATACCAGGTATTTCATCTGGCTTGGCAACGTGGTCCAGGGCAACCTGGGCGAGTCCTGGATTTACCGGGTGCCGGTGACTGAGCTTCTGTGGCAGCGCATACCGGCCACCCTGGTCCTGTCCGCCCTGTCCATCATGTTCGCCCTTTGCGTGGCCATTCCCATGGGGGTGCTGGCGGCAATATACAAGGACTCCATATTCGACCGGGTAAGCTCCATGTTTGCCTACGCGGCTCTGTCCATACCGGAGTTTTTCCTGGCCCTGCTGGCGGTGATGTTTGCGGCCCAGACGGGCTGGTTCCCCACCGGGGGACTGAGCTCTGTGGAGCATGAGTTCATGTCTTTCTGGGGACGTATGGCCGACTACGCCCATCACCTGGTGCTGCCTACAATAGTCCTGGGCATGGGCAGTGTGGCCAGCTACATGCGCATAATGCGGGCCAACTTCCTGGACTACATCCGCTCCGACTTTGTGACCACGGCCAGGGCCAAGGGCCTGGGAGAAGGCCGGGTCATGTTTGTGCATGTTCTGCGAAACGCCATCAACCCACTGGTGAGCGCATCCGGTTTTATCCTGGCCACCCTTCTGTCCGGGTCCATTCTGGTGGAAAACGTCATGAACTATCCAGGACTTGGCCAGCTCATCTTCGAGGCCCTCATGCGCCAGGACGAATTCGTGGTGGTGGCCGCGGTGATGATGGGCTGCGTCATGCTCATGCTGGGAAATCTTATAGCCGACCTGCTCCTGGCCTGGTCAGACCCCAGGATAAGGCTGGAAAAGAACTAA
- a CDS encoding radical SAM protein, with protein MTCFIQPATSEVLRKAENFEELSPEEIVYLLRLQLDSPDVYALMHAAAMMSRRTFGLKGERHMHIGLNVEPCRFDCLFCSLTGKAGIFTESVEFSTEQLLDWARLGQAQGADALNLMTTGFYPFEKLLELGRLLKSEGVNVPLVANTRDITHQEGKALLEAGFSGCYHAIRLGEGRDTPFSPDRRRQTIQVIKDVGLRWMNCIEPVGPEHSPREMADLILLARRMGATYSGVMRRINFPGSPMQKHGMINERELARMVAATRLAMGDVPRAHCTHEPHTASLMAGANLFFPEVGSSPRDLEDDSGKGRGRSLQDCALIYQEMGLDPWLESNCFQPDALPLSERANVCGNLTGITAQN; from the coding sequence ATGACCTGCTTTATACAGCCAGCAACCTCTGAAGTTTTACGAAAGGCGGAAAATTTTGAAGAATTAAGCCCTGAGGAGATCGTGTATCTGCTTCGGCTGCAGCTGGACTCCCCGGATGTGTATGCCCTGATGCACGCCGCCGCCATGATGTCCCGGCGTACCTTCGGCCTCAAAGGTGAGAGGCATATGCATATCGGGCTCAATGTGGAGCCCTGCCGATTTGACTGCCTTTTTTGCTCTTTGACCGGCAAGGCCGGGATATTCACCGAATCAGTGGAGTTCAGTACTGAGCAACTCCTGGACTGGGCCAGGCTGGGCCAGGCTCAGGGAGCAGATGCCCTGAACCTCATGACCACGGGTTTTTATCCCTTTGAAAAACTTCTGGAGCTGGGACGACTGCTTAAAAGCGAAGGAGTAAACGTCCCCCTGGTGGCCAACACCAGGGATATCACCCATCAGGAGGGCAAGGCCCTGCTGGAAGCCGGCTTTTCAGGATGCTACCATGCCATTCGCCTGGGCGAGGGCAGGGATACGCCTTTTTCTCCGGACAGGCGCAGGCAGACCATACAGGTGATAAAAGACGTAGGCCTGCGCTGGATGAACTGTATTGAACCTGTGGGCCCGGAACACAGCCCCCGGGAGATGGCCGATCTGATACTTCTGGCCCGCAGAATGGGGGCCACCTACTCCGGGGTCATGCGCAGGATCAATTTCCCGGGGTCACCCATGCAGAAGCACGGCATGATCAATGAGCGCGAACTGGCCCGCATGGTGGCTGCAACCAGGCTGGCCATGGGTGATGTGCCGCGTGCCCACTGCACGCATGAGCCACATACGGCCTCACTCATGGCCGGGGCCAACCTGTTTTTTCCAGAAGTGGGCTCAAGCCCAAGAGACCTGGAGGACGATTCCGGCAAGGGCCGGGGCAGAAGCCTGCAAGATTGCGCCCTGATCTACCAGGAAATGGGCCTTGATCCCTGGCTGGAGTCCAATTGTTTCCAACCTGATGCTTTGCCGTTATCAGAGCGGGCAAATGTCTGCGGCAACCTTACGGGCATAACGGCCCAAAATTAA
- a CDS encoding ABC transporter permease: MTLRLLSLLLPAVVLSAWSILTYSGMLAPYMLPPPDQVARTMWIYVTGLEPGMYAGQFSQDLLASLSRVGSGFFLAVLLGLPLGVMSGRSRLVRVLLKDFVDAIRAVPGICWLPLALVWFGIGFKTTVFLIFLAAFFPIYINSMAGVATVPSTYIRAGMMLGLGRLGLLRHVVLPASMGHIMSGLRLGLGISFAYLVLGEMTGVPNGLGALIMDARMMGRVDLIISGIVLIAVTGLICDRLLVLAMQVVSRSARRQ; this comes from the coding sequence ATGACCCTGCGCCTGCTTTCCCTGCTTTTGCCGGCTGTGGTTCTTTCAGCATGGAGCATTTTGACCTATTCCGGGATGCTGGCCCCTTATATGCTGCCCCCTCCGGACCAGGTGGCCAGAACCATGTGGATATACGTCACCGGGCTTGAGCCGGGCATGTATGCCGGGCAGTTCTCCCAGGACCTGCTGGCCAGCCTGAGCCGTGTGGGATCTGGTTTTTTTCTGGCTGTTCTTCTGGGGCTTCCCCTGGGGGTTATGTCTGGTCGAAGCAGGCTGGTGCGAGTACTGCTCAAGGATTTTGTGGATGCCATCCGGGCCGTGCCCGGCATCTGCTGGCTTCCCCTGGCCCTGGTCTGGTTCGGCATCGGGTTTAAGACCACTGTTTTCCTTATCTTCCTGGCGGCCTTTTTTCCCATCTACATAAATTCAATGGCCGGGGTGGCTACTGTGCCTTCAACCTACATCCGGGCGGGCATGATGCTGGGTCTGGGCCGGCTGGGCCTGCTGCGCCACGTGGTCCTGCCAGCAAGCATGGGGCACATTATGTCCGGTCTTCGTCTGGGCCTGGGCATATCTTTTGCCTACTTAGTGCTGGGGGAGATGACCGGCGTGCCCAATGGCCTGGGAGCCCTGATCATGGATGCCAGGATGATGGGCAGGGTGGACCTGATTATTTCCGGGATAGTGCTCATCGCCGTAACCGGGCTGATATGCGACCGGCTCCTGGTGCTTGCCATGCAGGTAGTATCCAGATCAGCCAGAAGACAGTAA
- a CDS encoding NrtA/SsuA/CpmA family ABC transporter substrate-binding protein — MNKYLFSAFVFLLLSLFTGVQGLHAETWRIGTWKTAQTIQPFFYEDFSGSARVQVFPFTNPADQRSALLAGSLDMTGTTLVHAIAAASRGEPVVLVAALCNKSSALVVHKNSQVQDVADLKEMSIGYVPGTMHEVLLRETLEQHGVDPERDVNLRRVDFFDMGTALARGDIDAFLSGEPFPSLAVHQGYGRILTYPYFDDSIGHINAGLLVTSKTVKERPELVQSMVNAHMQATEHLTRHKDQWLQAAGDFGTPIEVLQTAADNMELAWDMDETFVRRVQKLGARMQELGMIDEQPDYEKLLNTTFVENARRQNGHE, encoded by the coding sequence ATGAATAAATACCTTTTTTCTGCTTTTGTGTTTCTTCTTTTGAGTCTTTTTACCGGGGTTCAGGGCCTGCATGCTGAAACATGGCGCATAGGCACCTGGAAAACCGCTCAGACCATCCAGCCTTTTTTCTACGAGGACTTTTCCGGATCAGCCCGGGTACAGGTCTTTCCCTTTACCAATCCGGCTGATCAGCGCTCAGCCCTGCTGGCAGGCAGCCTGGACATGACCGGAACTACCCTGGTCCACGCCATAGCTGCTGCTTCCAGGGGCGAGCCCGTTGTTCTGGTGGCGGCCCTTTGCAACAAGAGTTCAGCCTTAGTGGTGCACAAAAACAGCCAGGTCCAGGATGTAGCAGACCTGAAGGAAATGAGCATCGGCTACGTTCCAGGGACAATGCACGAAGTCTTGCTGCGTGAGACCCTGGAGCAGCACGGAGTTGATCCTGAAAGGGACGTAAACCTGAGACGGGTGGATTTTTTTGACATGGGCACGGCCCTGGCCAGGGGAGACATTGACGCTTTTCTCTCGGGCGAGCCCTTTCCCTCTCTGGCAGTACACCAGGGCTACGGACGGATCCTTACTTACCCCTATTTTGACGACTCTATAGGGCACATAAATGCCGGTCTTCTGGTCACCAGCAAGACAGTTAAAGAGCGCCCGGAATTGGTCCAGAGCATGGTCAACGCCCATATGCAGGCTACAGAACATCTCACCAGGCACAAGGATCAGTGGCTGCAGGCGGCAGGGGACTTCGGCACTCCCATAGAGGTGTTGCAGACGGCTGCGGACAATATGGAACTGGCCTGGGACATGGACGAGACCTTTGTGCGCAGGGTGCAGAAGCTGGGAGCCAGAATGCAGGAGCTGGGAATGATCGATGAGCAGCCGGATTATGAAAAGCTCCTGAACACCACATTTGTTGAAAATGCCAGACGCCAAAATGGCCATGAATGA
- a CDS encoding ABC transporter substrate-binding protein produces MASCKGDIPPLDREEHDLPRDAEVSRAEPGNYGGVLVTAESQQPRTFNPLVAEDAYSSEAIGRFLNGLTTYHPIKEKVVPELARSWEISEDKRTITMELRRGVRWSDGEPFTADDVIFTFKALFDERYPNRYQGQYTIAGEPIEFEKLDRYTVRFKTARPYSPFLYVIGFIGILPRHVHFDAFERGELLQQWSVRTAMHEPRELVGTGPFRVRSFRPGQRIIYEPNPHYWRVDSQGQRLPYVDYLITRYVQDRNTETVLFASGQIDVASITPGDVVGVRKNASLHDYTVHHRGPATGIRFLWFNQKPGESEAGKPYVEPHKLEWFTSRKFRQAILHGFNREGLIQSVYFGRAELLHSIISPANERWHNPDVPKYHYDPDRALELLQEEGFEPDEDGNLVDSQGNQVSFQVYASEGDDITPQILSTFRENMRDLGISVRIRYLDFGTLVARVSRHFEYEGAMMGFTGGADPSGGRAIYLSSGRLHLWNPEQEEPQTDWEARIDELVYASEETFDLDERVDYVHRMQEVFSEELPLLYLVTPHAYVGLKDRWQNVRIPSMGSAIWNIDELYLDPEK; encoded by the coding sequence TTGGCTTCCTGTAAGGGTGATATACCGCCTCTGGACCGGGAAGAGCATGACCTGCCCCGGGACGCTGAGGTAAGCCGGGCAGAGCCAGGAAATTACGGCGGAGTGCTGGTGACTGCAGAGTCGCAGCAGCCCAGGACCTTCAACCCACTGGTGGCGGAGGACGCCTATTCCAGTGAGGCTATCGGCCGTTTTTTAAACGGGCTTACCACCTACCATCCCATCAAGGAAAAAGTCGTCCCGGAACTGGCCCGTTCCTGGGAGATCTCCGAAGACAAGCGCACCATAACCATGGAATTGAGGCGAGGGGTGCGCTGGAGCGATGGGGAACCCTTCACCGCTGATGATGTCATCTTTACCTTCAAGGCACTTTTTGACGAGCGCTACCCCAACCGTTACCAGGGACAGTATACCATCGCCGGGGAACCTATAGAGTTTGAAAAGCTGGACAGGTACACAGTGCGCTTCAAAACAGCCAGGCCTTATTCGCCTTTTTTATATGTAATCGGCTTTATCGGCATCCTCCCCCGGCACGTACATTTTGATGCTTTTGAGAGAGGAGAGCTTTTGCAGCAGTGGAGCGTGCGCACAGCCATGCATGAGCCCCGGGAACTGGTGGGCACTGGGCCTTTCCGGGTACGTTCCTTCCGGCCGGGGCAGAGAATTATTTATGAGCCCAACCCGCATTACTGGCGGGTGGACAGCCAGGGGCAGAGGCTTCCCTACGTGGATTACCTTATTACCAGGTATGTCCAGGACCGAAATACTGAAACGGTTCTTTTTGCCTCGGGGCAGATTGATGTAGCATCCATAACTCCGGGGGACGTTGTGGGAGTGCGCAAAAACGCTTCCCTGCACGACTACACTGTGCATCACCGGGGACCGGCTACGGGCATCAGGTTTTTGTGGTTCAATCAGAAGCCCGGTGAGAGCGAGGCAGGCAAACCTTACGTGGAACCGCACAAGCTTGAGTGGTTCACCAGCAGGAAGTTCAGGCAGGCCATCCTGCACGGCTTCAACCGGGAAGGACTTATCCAGAGCGTCTATTTCGGCCGGGCCGAGCTTTTGCACTCCATAATCAGCCCGGCCAACGAGCGCTGGCACAACCCGGATGTGCCTAAGTATCATTATGATCCGGACCGGGCCCTGGAACTTCTGCAGGAAGAGGGGTTTGAACCGGATGAGGACGGAAATTTAGTGGACAGCCAGGGCAACCAGGTTTCATTCCAGGTCTATGCCTCGGAGGGTGACGACATAACTCCTCAGATTCTCTCCACATTCAGGGAAAATATGCGCGACCTGGGCATCAGTGTGCGCATCAGGTACCTGGATTTCGGGACCCTGGTGGCCCGGGTGAGCCGTCATTTCGAGTACGAAGGGGCCATGATGGGTTTTACCGGAGGGGCTGATCCTTCCGGTGGACGGGCTATATATCTAAGCTCCGGACGCCTGCACCTGTGGAACCCGGAACAGGAAGAGCCTCAGACAGACTGGGAAGCCAGAATAGATGAGCTTGTGTATGCCTCGGAGGAGACCTTTGACCTGGATGAGCGGGTGGACTACGTGCACCGGATGCAGGAGGTATTTTCAGAAGAACTGCCCCTTCTGTACCTGGTGACGCCCCATGCCTACGTCGGGCTCAAAGACAGGTGGCAAAACGTGCGCATTCCGTCAATGGGCTCGGCAATCTGGAACATTGACGAACTTTATCTGGACCCGGAGAAGTGA
- a CDS encoding alkaline phosphatase family protein, translating to MSKKFILVLLDGLGDKSFAELDRQTPLQAAHTPFLDHLAARGCNGLYHAGFPGQALPSENAHFAMFGYDPADFPGRGALEALGAGISLDRDQVAVLAHFVCVREEEGKLRLIRDKVEASQEDAGQAFDRVARYSAHGVHIRLVPAKGLFGVLVLTGAVSPFITDSNPILDGRFLSAVMPFEKKAGDEKCINTAAALTSYLSWSYGRLKDAPFNLARENAGKFPLNALVTQRAGRLRDREPFHVRNGIKGVSISSGVVYQGLGCYLGMDVIPGAEKDDPGQEIQARVNAARRHVDQYDFIHVHTKAPDEAAHKKDPLLKKKVIESLDQGLSASLPGLLENDEVILAVTADHSTPSGGPLVHSGEPVPLVITGPGVRVDNVHKFDEISAACGGLGPVRGKEFMYLVLNYLERSRLAGLMDAPVDRPYWPGAGRPFILE from the coding sequence ATGAGCAAAAAATTCATCCTCGTCCTGCTGGACGGTCTGGGGGACAAAAGCTTTGCCGAGCTGGACCGCCAGACCCCCTTGCAGGCTGCGCACACTCCTTTCCTGGATCACCTGGCTGCAAGAGGCTGCAACGGACTTTATCATGCAGGTTTTCCGGGCCAGGCCCTGCCCAGCGAAAACGCCCATTTCGCCATGTTTGGGTATGACCCTGCCGATTTTCCCGGACGGGGGGCTCTGGAGGCCCTGGGAGCCGGTATAAGCCTGGACAGGGACCAGGTGGCCGTGCTGGCGCATTTTGTCTGCGTCCGGGAAGAAGAGGGCAAGCTAAGGCTTATCAGGGACAAAGTGGAGGCCAGCCAGGAAGATGCCGGCCAGGCCTTTGACCGGGTAGCCCGGTATTCAGCACATGGAGTGCACATCCGTCTGGTCCCGGCCAAGGGGCTTTTCGGGGTCCTTGTCCTGACTGGAGCGGTATCTCCGTTCATCACCGATTCCAACCCCATCCTGGACGGCAGGTTTCTTTCAGCTGTCATGCCCTTTGAGAAAAAAGCCGGTGATGAAAAGTGCATAAATACTGCCGCAGCCCTGACCAGCTACCTGTCCTGGAGTTATGGCAGGCTGAAGGATGCCCCGTTCAACCTGGCCCGGGAAAATGCCGGCAAATTCCCCCTGAACGCCCTGGTCACCCAGAGAGCCGGCCGGCTGAGGGACAGGGAACCCTTTCATGTCAGAAACGGCATCAAGGGCGTAAGCATTTCCTCGGGAGTGGTCTACCAGGGCCTGGGGTGCTACCTGGGGATGGACGTTATCCCTGGAGCAGAGAAGGATGATCCGGGGCAGGAGATTCAGGCCAGGGTAAATGCGGCCAGGCGGCATGTGGATCAATATGACTTTATCCATGTCCACACCAAGGCCCCGGATGAAGCCGCGCACAAAAAGGACCCTCTTCTTAAAAAAAAGGTCATTGAAAGCCTGGATCAAGGACTGAGCGCCTCTTTGCCTGGACTTCTGGAAAATGACGAAGTGATCCTGGCTGTGACCGCGGATCATTCCACCCCCTCGGGAGGCCCCCTGGTGCATTCGGGGGAGCCGGTACCCCTGGTCATTACCGGCCCAGGGGTGAGAGTGGACAATGTGCATAAGTTTGACGAGATCTCTGCTGCCTGCGGGGGACTTGGCCCTGTACGGGGAAAGGAGTTCATGTACTTAGTGCTCAACTATCTTGAGCGCTCCAGACTGGCCGGGCTCATGGACGCCCCGGTGGACCGGCCCTACTGGCCGGGTGCAGGCAGGCCCTTTATCCTGGAGTGA
- a CDS encoding ABC transporter ATP-binding protein, whose translation MKKETACLQVQGLEKHFGVGDQRQQVLQDISLEVHQGEILALLGASGCGKTTLLNILAGFVSPDAGSVYVQGRLSTVPGPHKAVVFQEDALFPWLSVMENVEFGLKFQGRTRKEQRDTALKMLGLVGLEDKQAMLPAQLSGGMRQRVALARVLALSPMLMLMDEPFAALDALTREEMHGLLLSLHAEFSQTIIFVTHDVIEAVTLADRVLVMGGRKVLSTVDISALRPRKPDTDQFMEDLRILRAALKQAYTG comes from the coding sequence ATGAAAAAAGAGACAGCCTGCCTGCAGGTCCAGGGCTTAGAAAAACACTTTGGTGTTGGGGATCAGAGGCAGCAGGTGCTGCAGGATATCTCCTTAGAAGTGCATCAGGGGGAAATCCTGGCCCTGCTGGGGGCCAGCGGTTGCGGAAAGACAACGCTGTTAAATATCCTGGCCGGATTTGTGTCCCCGGATGCCGGCTCGGTGTATGTCCAGGGCAGACTCAGTACAGTGCCCGGTCCGCACAAGGCGGTGGTGTTCCAGGAGGATGCTCTGTTTCCCTGGCTCAGTGTAATGGAAAACGTGGAGTTCGGCCTGAAGTTTCAGGGCAGGACAAGAAAGGAGCAAAGGGATACGGCCCTTAAAATGCTTGGCCTGGTAGGACTGGAAGACAAACAGGCCATGCTGCCTGCGCAGTTGTCGGGTGGGATGCGTCAGCGCGTGGCTCTGGCCAGGGTGCTGGCCCTTTCGCCGATGCTTATGCTCATGGATGAGCCCTTTGCCGCCTTAGACGCCCTCACCAGGGAGGAAATGCACGGACTTCTTCTGTCCCTGCATGCTGAATTTTCTCAGACCATAATTTTTGTCACTCACGACGTAATCGAGGCTGTGACCCTGGCTGACCGGGTCCTGGTTATGGGGGGCAGAAAGGTCTTAAGTACAGTGGATATTAGCGCGCTTAGACCCAGAAAGCCCGACACTGATCAGTTCATGGAAGACCTGCGCATTCTGCGGGCCGCCTTGAAGCAGGCTTATACAGGATAA